One Kitasatospora sp. NBC_01266 genomic window carries:
- a CDS encoding DUF2304 domain-containing protein: protein MKYFWIQLVLILGSLSLALMFIRRWDRANTRAWKRIAFSTFVLVNIYAVLRPSDVTWLAKQMGVGRGTDLVLYVMVLGMGFLTLNTFLRFRSLEKKLTDLARTVAISEGVRSNDERLAPEALETSESVKAKSGV from the coding sequence ATGAAGTACTTCTGGATCCAGCTGGTCCTCATCCTGGGCTCGCTGTCGCTGGCCCTGATGTTCATACGTCGCTGGGACCGTGCGAACACCCGTGCCTGGAAGCGCATCGCCTTCTCGACCTTCGTCCTGGTCAACATCTACGCGGTCCTGCGACCGTCCGATGTCACCTGGCTGGCCAAGCAGATGGGCGTCGGCCGCGGCACCGACCTGGTGCTCTACGTCATGGTGCTGGGGATGGGCTTCCTGACCCTCAACACCTTCCTGCGCTTCCGCTCGCTCGAGAAGAAGCTGACCGACCTGGCCCGGACGGTGGCGATCAGCGAGGGCGTCCGCAGCAACGACGAGCGCCTCGCACCCGAGGCTCTGGAGACCTCCGAGTCCGTGAAGGCCAAGTCCGGTGTCTAG
- a CDS encoding lipopolysaccharide biosynthesis protein, producing MSNPLAKLLKVIPPGTHLVIGGTMILGAASYIQTSITGHAFTGDPKQALAELWTLVMTVSLGLFFPIEQELTRVVAARAVRGEGVAPVLRRAALLTLGLLAVIAAVLAAVAGPLANTFFGHDRSLVWAFGAALAGMALVYLTRGILAGLGLFNAYGVSLGLDGLLRILLAGGLYLAGSTSAVEYGLVLAMAPLVAMVCTLPTTLRGCRPGPAMAWGELFQNMTMMICASVLAQLVVNAAVITTALVTVDKDLSFALLTAGMLCRVPLFVFGSLQPTLMTGLSTTATEGDRAGFRKMLLQTSAVIGGLGLLGTLGAVVAGPWVTSVLMGAKDLLGAMDFFWFSIGTMCYMLAMVLGQALLALGRHSRQMTAWLLGTAVLAGVTLIPGQVATRVEVAYAFGSLVTAIFMLLTLVRGISRQPSDPMTHGNAAVSALENA from the coding sequence ATGAGCAACCCGCTGGCGAAGCTGCTCAAGGTGATCCCACCCGGGACCCACCTGGTCATCGGCGGCACGATGATCCTCGGGGCGGCGTCGTACATCCAGACCTCGATCACCGGTCACGCCTTCACCGGTGACCCCAAGCAGGCCCTGGCCGAGCTCTGGACGCTGGTCATGACCGTCAGCCTGGGGCTCTTCTTCCCGATCGAGCAGGAACTCACCCGGGTGGTCGCCGCGCGGGCCGTCCGCGGTGAGGGCGTCGCCCCGGTGCTGCGCCGGGCCGCGCTGCTCACCCTGGGACTTCTCGCCGTGATAGCCGCGGTGCTGGCCGCCGTCGCCGGCCCGCTGGCGAACACCTTCTTCGGCCACGACCGCTCGCTGGTCTGGGCCTTCGGGGCCGCACTGGCCGGGATGGCGCTGGTCTACCTGACCCGCGGCATCCTGGCGGGGCTCGGCCTGTTCAACGCCTACGGGGTCTCGCTGGGCCTGGACGGCCTGCTGCGGATCCTGCTCGCCGGCGGGCTCTACCTGGCCGGCAGCACCTCGGCCGTGGAGTACGGCCTGGTGCTGGCGATGGCCCCGCTGGTGGCCATGGTGTGCACCCTGCCCACCACGCTGCGCGGCTGCCGGCCGGGCCCGGCGATGGCGTGGGGTGAACTCTTCCAGAACATGACGATGATGATCTGCGCCTCGGTGCTGGCCCAGCTCGTCGTCAACGCGGCCGTGATCACCACCGCGCTGGTCACCGTCGACAAGGACCTGAGCTTCGCGCTGCTGACCGCCGGAATGCTCTGCCGGGTCCCGCTCTTCGTCTTCGGCTCGCTGCAACCGACGCTGATGACCGGCCTGTCCACCACGGCCACCGAGGGCGACCGCGCGGGATTCCGCAAGATGCTGCTGCAGACCAGCGCGGTCATCGGCGGCCTGGGACTGCTCGGCACGCTCGGCGCCGTCGTCGCCGGTCCCTGGGTGACCTCGGTGCTCATGGGGGCCAAGGACCTGCTCGGGGCGATGGACTTCTTCTGGTTCTCGATCGGAACCATGTGCTACATGCTGGCGATGGTGCTCGGCCAGGCGCTCCTGGCGCTCGGGCGGCACAGTCGGCAGATGACCGCCTGGCTGCTGGGCACCGCGGTGCTGGCGGGGGTCACCCTCATTCCCGGCCAGGTGGCCACCAGGGTTGAGGTAGCGTATGCGTTCGGTTCACTGGTGACCGCTATCTTCATGCTTCTGACGCTTGTTCGAGGCATTTCCCGGCAGCCGTCCGACCCGATGACTCATGGCAACGCCGCAGTCTCAGCGCTGGAAAACGCATGA
- a CDS encoding glycosyltransferase family 2 protein — MSSFDFMLPYYGDVRLMQDAVRSVLAQTDPDFRLVVVDDGREPEVPGWFEQLGDERVHYLRNEQNLGITKNFQKCVELSQAERVVIMGCDDLLHPHYLQTVRSILAEHPEAGMVQPGVEVIDGTGAVTSGLADQTKRWLYSPRINGRRVMGGEELAASVLRGNWLYFPSICWRGEALRAVNFRDDYSVIQDLALVIDLLELGEQMVIDDSTKTFQYRRHAVSESSVQAFSGSRFTEAERYFSAVADRLDARGWPKAARAARFHSASRFHALTMLPGALRHGRADGAKLMARHALTTGRRQEA; from the coding sequence GTGTCTAGCTTCGACTTCATGCTCCCCTACTACGGGGACGTGCGGCTGATGCAGGACGCCGTGCGAAGTGTCCTGGCTCAGACGGATCCCGACTTCCGGCTGGTCGTCGTGGACGACGGCCGGGAGCCCGAGGTGCCGGGCTGGTTCGAGCAACTCGGCGACGAGCGGGTCCACTACCTGCGCAACGAGCAGAACCTCGGCATCACCAAGAACTTCCAGAAGTGCGTCGAGCTCTCGCAGGCGGAGCGGGTGGTCATCATGGGCTGCGACGATCTGCTGCACCCGCACTACCTGCAGACCGTCAGGTCGATCCTCGCGGAGCACCCCGAGGCCGGCATGGTCCAGCCCGGGGTCGAGGTGATCGACGGCACCGGAGCCGTCACGTCCGGCCTGGCGGACCAGACCAAGCGCTGGCTGTACTCGCCCAGGATCAACGGGCGCCGCGTGATGGGCGGCGAGGAGCTGGCGGCCAGTGTCCTGCGGGGCAACTGGCTGTACTTCCCGTCCATCTGCTGGCGTGGCGAGGCCCTGCGCGCGGTCAACTTCCGGGACGACTACTCGGTCATCCAGGACCTGGCGCTGGTCATCGACCTGCTGGAGCTGGGCGAGCAGATGGTGATCGACGACAGCACCAAGACGTTCCAGTACCGGCGCCACGCCGTCAGCGAGTCGTCCGTGCAGGCCTTCTCCGGCAGCCGCTTCACCGAGGCGGAGCGGTACTTCTCCGCGGTCGCCGACCGGCTGGACGCCCGCGGCTGGCCCAAGGCGGCTCGTGCGGCGCGCTTCCACAGCGCGTCCCGGTTTCACGCGCTGACGATGCTGCCCGGAGCGCTTCGCCACGGCCGGGCCGACGGGGCCAAGCTGATGGCCCGGCACGCGCTCACCACGGGACGGCGGCAGGAAGCCTGA
- a CDS encoding glycosyltransferase family 2 protein: MNDYHDTWLVIPAYNEGQVIADVVEAARQTFPNIVVVDDGSTDDTAKHVGRTGAHLVRHPVNLGQGAALQTGLKYALEQPDARYFATFDADGQHQTQDVEKMVELLRTGEVDVVLGSRFIEQNGQVPWIKRVVLRTAAAVSPTARKLKLTDAHNGLRVLNREAAGRLRITMNGMAHASEIVGFLAGSELKVAELPVDILYTDYSRAKGQSLINGVNILFDISLRERGRR; encoded by the coding sequence GTGAACGACTACCACGACACCTGGCTGGTGATCCCCGCCTACAACGAGGGCCAGGTGATCGCCGATGTGGTGGAGGCGGCGCGCCAGACGTTCCCCAATATCGTCGTCGTCGACGACGGCAGCACGGACGACACCGCGAAGCACGTCGGCCGGACCGGGGCACACCTGGTCCGCCACCCGGTCAACCTGGGCCAGGGCGCCGCGCTCCAGACGGGGCTGAAGTACGCCCTGGAGCAGCCGGACGCCCGCTACTTCGCCACCTTCGACGCGGATGGTCAGCACCAGACCCAGGACGTCGAGAAGATGGTGGAGCTGCTGCGGACCGGCGAGGTCGACGTGGTGCTCGGCTCCCGGTTCATCGAGCAGAACGGCCAGGTGCCGTGGATCAAGCGGGTCGTGCTGCGCACGGCCGCGGCGGTCAGCCCGACCGCTCGCAAGCTGAAGCTGACCGATGCCCACAACGGCCTGCGCGTCCTCAACCGTGAGGCGGCTGGGCGGCTGCGAATAACGATGAACGGGATGGCCCACGCCTCCGAGATCGTCGGTTTCCTGGCCGGCTCCGAGCTGAAGGTCGCCGAGCTCCCGGTCGACATCCTGTACACCGATTACTCTCGCGCCAAGGGTCAGTCCCTGATCAACGGCGTCAACATCCTCTTCGACATCTCGCTTCGGGAGCGTGGCCGCCGATGA
- the rpsJ gene encoding 30S ribosomal protein S10, with the protein MAGQKIRIRLKAYDHEVIDSSAKKIVETVIRTGAQVAGPVPLPTEKNVYCVIRSPHKYKDSREHFEMRTHKRLIDILDPTPKTVDSLMRLDLPAGVDIEIKL; encoded by the coding sequence ATGGCGGGACAGAAGATCCGCATCCGGCTCAAGGCCTACGACCACGAGGTCATCGACTCCTCGGCGAAGAAGATCGTCGAGACGGTGATTCGTACTGGTGCGCAGGTCGCGGGCCCGGTGCCGCTGCCCACTGAGAAGAACGTGTACTGCGTCATCCGCTCGCCGCACAAGTACAAGGACTCGCGCGAGCACTTCGAGATGCGCACTCACAAGCGTCTGATCGACATCCTCGACCCGACCCCGAAGACCGTTGACTCGCTGATGCGCCTCGACCTTCCGGCCGGCGTCGACATCGAGATCAAGCTCTGA